DNA sequence from the Acanthopagrus latus isolate v.2019 chromosome 15, fAcaLat1.1, whole genome shotgun sequence genome:
ttatATTTTCAGGTTTTCCTTCATAAAACATGAGGGCATTTGCCAGGGGTAAGATTTAAGATGTTTGGgataattattataaataccAACACAACACTTTGTGATGGCAGTTGACTCAAAGTCAtgtaaaaagaagaaggagaagaatcTTTATCTCTATCACATACCATACAATGTACACCAGGGTGAAACTGGTACTCTGCATTTAATCCATCCCAAGGGGGTAGTGGGCAGGCACTGTCTGGagaatgttatttattttatctatttgaTTTTAGTTTATTGAGATGTCTCATTTTAATAGACGTATCATCGATGCCTCCTTGTGCTTTTTACATTGGTAAATTTGACCAACTTGTCAAAGACTGAAACTAAAGACATATTTTTCTGATGTCTGAGTCAGTAATTCAGTCTATAAGTGAGTTCACAACATCGTTTGATTTGATTGTTGTTGATTAAATTTGGactcaaattattattatttcagagttacacaatgttgctttaacagtGCACTATGTActtttggggaagacattctCATCTGAATCATCATCTCATCGTCACTGACTGATGTCTGAACCATCTAAATAAACAATCTCGCTGAACAAACACATTGACCTTAAGGGACAACACAGTTACATACAGGTTTACTTCCACCTTCTCCTCTGagaagagcttgtttattcagttatggaaaagcTAAACatcttctccagaactacatagtggcccttaaattgtaaaaaaaaaaataaaaaaaaaatggtggtattaagttttttttattgtgcatgACAGCAAATGACTGGCAGGGCAGGGCACACTAACCAAGAACAAGTTTGGACTTTGAGCTTTATAGTGCTGTGTTAATAACAGGACTGCATTATCAGAAAGGATTATAGTATTATATGGTAGGATTCAGTGAGAATCAGTGGCAATTGGCCCTCAGTATTATGTTAACTATCATTCCCACACACGAGAAAACTGCTAAAACTGCTGAAAGGGCCCCTTGGAGGTCAGAtagtggtttgtttttcttaagacGAATGCTGTACAGGGTCACTAATGATGTGGGTTGTGCAACTTCTGCTTAAGGTAGAAAGATAGGGTGAgataggattttttttaaaaaatatgaagctGCAGTCTGCAAATCTTACCTGATGGGCACCAGGAACTAGCATCCTGTTCTGTTTCACTGAGGAAGCACAGACAGTTCACTTGTGTCAGCAAACCCTGCAGGTGCACTCATCTGTAGTGAGCCTCTTCAGAGGTCACGGTTTCTATTTGAGGAGGCCGTCATGCTTCGTGCCTCCAGTCCTGCTCCAAagcttctgtctgtttctatcACGACTTTTCAGCTGAACAATGAGGAGCTGTGGGACGTGAAGCAGGTGCTTTCGCAGGCTCAGCCGGCAGAATTAAGATGTCGACCTGTTGGTTCTTTGCAGTCCACCCAGCCATGACCTCAACCAAGGTGGGAAAATATCCTTTGTAAAAGCTTTACATTACTAATTCTCCAATGCCTGTGCCTGGTTGACAaagagcagtttgtgtgtgtgtgtgtgtgtgtgtctgcgacTGATGATTCTGatgatagtaaaaaaaaaattgggacCATAAAGATGCCgttgaattaataattaatgGCCAGTCCCTGACAATATCTCCAAAAGCtctgaaaaatgtgcaaaaccACACTCCTTATCATGCATTTACAGCCTGCAAATTATCCAAGCATGCATAACGGAGAGATAAGAAAATTCATCAAATCAGCAAAAATAAGTCTTTGAAGCAAGATTTGTCCCTTTACACCAgcaaagacacatttcacacagtAAATCATTGCCTCAGAAGTTTCACTTGTGTGATTAGAGCAAGtagtgaggacattttttatcatgttaTCACAGCAGCTACATAAAGGGAACACTGATCTTTTCACTGATATACTCAGATCAGTGACTGCATATTTTTagaaagtgaagtgaaatcAGTTTGGGCCTAATatcatttgtttctctttgtgttccAAAGTGAGGCCCTTGGATTCCACCATTGCGATAGTTCTTTAATGCCACGCTTTCATATACTGTTTGCTCTGACCGTAGTTAGAGAGAGTACAAACAGACTAGCCTGTTTGTACTTTGTAATGTGTCACCATCTCATTGGCTGTACGCTGTTGTTTTACCCAATCAGTGACTCGAAATCCCAAAAGTCACAGTGACACCACCACTGGTGATGTCAATATTGAATGTCAATAAGGGAGACACAGTATATTCTGTCCATACAAGTGATCTTTAAAACTTCTCCATGTCTTATCTGTGTACACGTCAGTGATGGCAGATGAAGCGTTATCATGCACACAGTTACCATTATTTCTAATAATCACCTTGTAGCAGTAGTTTTTTCTTAATAATAGTGTAGCATAACGCTACAAAATACTTCCTTTCTTGAgctgtacatacatacatagcaAAGATACATTGAGGATAATGCAAACTCTAGCAGAAGGAGTTTGATTAATGACCTCGGACATATTCAGTCTCACTGCAGATTATTTGTGTACGTTGTTGCTTAGTGCTGCTCAAAAAGTAGGacataaaaatgtgcatttcagTGGTGCCGATTCCCATGAGTACGCTGGCATTTCCTCACAGCTTACCTAATACACCGCACGGTCTCATCCCAGCATCCACTGCGGTCAATGGatttaacacaaacatgcatacagctgtgtttaaattCAAGGGCCCACACACTAAAACTTTGTGGAAACAgcttacagtaaaaaaaatagatggaTACCGCCACCTGGTGGTGTCAAATGAGGCTGTCTTTAAATACAGTTTCAGTGTACTTTGATGGAACAGAAAGCTTGTGAGGCCCAAAGAAGAGCAGacacaaaataagcaaaaaatgcttaaaacaaaaacagaatggcTCAGATCAATCTTGGGAAAGTTGGATTTATTCAATGCCATTATTACAAATTTATAAAATGCTAATGTTCTGTAAGAAAAGCATCATGTGAAGGAATTCACACAGTTGGAATCCATTAGAAATACAttcaatttctttaaaaaactaTAATGCATTTTAACACTCCACTTAGCCTGGTTGTGATTGTAAAGTAGTTTTCATCTTCTtagtgcatcttttttttcttttaataactgtttaaaataaacaagGTGTTTAGAAGATCTTGTACATATATCAGGTCTGATACATGAGACCCCATCAGTAACAAAGGGACATTAATAAGgggcaaaaataaaagaaaaacacaaatattacacAATGAGAATGAGAGACTGGGTAGAGGTGGCTGGGATGAAGAAGCTACAGAAGACATGATACATGTTGTGCAGGGGAATTAGGAGTGCAAATTAAACTAGACATAATTACTAAcgttgatttttatttcatgaaaaaaaaatgttttgaacttaTTCTCACCAACCTCTTGCTGAAATCTTCAATGATTCATCTGCTGTTGCAAaacttctgtgtgtttctgatgacTGTGGGATCTGAGCCTACTACTCGCAAACCAAAATTGGGGGCCAATCCAGCTATCCATTCCTGAGGTGAAGtgcagctatttttaaaacacttgaaGATGATCGGTCTCATCTTTTAAGTCAGTCATTAGTTTGCTTACAGTAAAAAAGGGTCAGTCTGATTGTACTCTAGTGTCAGAGCCTGACAATGTTTTTTCCAGGCACTCGTTTTGCTTCTGTGAAGCTGCTccataagcaaaaaaaaaaaaataagcctCAACAGATTGAGCGTATGGAAcataaaatgtagtttttatggcagtgaggaaaaacattctCGAAGCCTTTCAGAGTAGGTATTTCGAAGTGTACATGAGAGGAGGTTAGAGTCAGAATTTATGGAATATGGTAAAAATATGAtcaaaaaggcattttttttagTATGtgcataacataacaaaaaaaaacaaacaaaaaaccaaatcaagaaataaagtaaaaaagctGTATTGGTGCTGCAGAGTAATGGAAGACCTTAATGTTGGCAACCTCATTCTGTGGAGGCATTCCCATTCAGTGAGGCCTCCATAAATAATGGAACAGGATGGGTCAGGGACCAGAGGAAAAGGATTCTGTAAACATGAAGACACTCTGCTTACGACACACTTGGTCTCGTGCAGACTTTTAAAGTGGCATCCGACCCATGGGTGGGAGCAGAGATAGGGCTTAGATTCGTGTCCATGCGAGGCCCCGGGGATGCCAGGTTTCCATTTGCTATGACTGGTCACTTGGTGATGGTAGGACAGGAATACTGGAAAACATGTCAGTTGTTCTTGAGCTGATCAATACATCCCTGCAATAGAGTCACATTGTTCTGTGGAGACAGGAGACAACAGTGTTAATATTCCTGATGAATggaatctgttttatttctaaGTCATGAGGGCagacaataaaacacttaaacGCACATTTGCATCCCAGGTTGTTGTTTGCACGCAAATACCCATATAAACATCACACTGTATTGTTCTTATGGAAACCTGTTCATTATCTTCCTCATTATCCTGCTTTTTATTAAACTGAATAAGGCTGTTGggtgattttaaaaacaaactgatgctGTGGCACGTAAGTACCGTCAATCAGTTCGAGCTTCTGCGAACTGATTGCCACCCATcaacacaagaaaaatgttATCTTGTGCGAGTCGCTCTCGTTATTCAGAATGGCAGGTGAATCCAAACTTACCGAGATGACATGCATACAGGGATCTATGGACAACAGGGAAAATTTGCATTTCCTATCCAATTAAAACCAAGCTTTTTACAAGAAGGACCGGGAACGTAATTAGTAGATAAGTGTTTCAGTTCAACAAATGATTAAATGCTGAAGCCAAACTACATTTCCCCACATATAAACTGGGAACACATCATTCATTCTTTGAGTAATTTTTACCTATGATTTTCTGCAAGAAGCAGTGTGTGATATTGTTGTTGGATATGAAAAATATGATGGAAGAATCTAATATACACACTTATCATTTCACTTATTTAAACTGATTGACAGTTTTACTAATTGATTTCTTGCAATAACTTATTTagaatattcaaataaaaattacattaaTGAACTTTATTTCAATGAACTGTTTTCGTATCAACTCTTATGACCTTGTAATTAGTTATaataacaatgacaatgatTAAAATATCACTGCTGATGCCGTTTGCTGGTGCATGTGAGATGTATTAATGACACCATGGTTTTTTACAATAATTGATTAATGTACTTCCTCAACACATAGACATAAAATGCATGTCCCCATATTAAGTTGATTACTTTTCAATAATGCAAGACCACCACATTTCATACCAAATCACACAGACTCATACCCAACCTTATGCAGCAGGGGGCTGTATTGTGCTGCTCACCTTGGCATGTTTTATCTCAAGCTCAGCCATCTCTATGAGGTTCTTCCTGAAGGCCACGACACGCCTGCCCTTGAAACTGGTGAGTTCTATGAGGATAAAATAGTCCTGTTAAAAAAGCATTCACACAGTGCGTTCCATTTTTTCACACAAGGTAACGAGTACAGACTGAGCCTACATCTCTCTGCATGGATGAACAAACCTTTCTTCCCAGACTCTGAGAGCTTGTCAAATTTCTGCAGGCAGTGTTGCTGGTGCTCCTCTGCCTGAGGGATGTCCTTGCTCTTCAGTCGAGCCTTATCCAGAGCCTTGTTAGAGTTCTCATAGTCTGCTAACGCCCGGGCTCGCCTGTACAGAAGGTCCTGAAATGTTCCAGATAATTTAATATAAGGgataaaagactgaataaaGAACTTAAAGAACATTTTAGGGATGACTTGTCTTCATTTGGAAAATATTTAATTGAtatcatttattaagcaatAACTCAAAATCTTTGCACAAGACAGATGTTAAGAGGAAAATATTAGAGAAGTTAGAGAAATACATAAACTTCCATTTGAAATATTATTCTGATAACACATTGACTGGAAGATGACTGCCTTGCTGCTCTGAGTAATGCACATCACTTTCTCTTCAGCTTTATCCCTACATCTTAATTCAGATCACCTTTAAAGGGATAAAGAGGATTATCACTGACACCTGATCTGTGATATAtagcacagtgttttttttattccaatgagtattgttttgtgtttttgagtcACATTAAGTGTTTAAAATACAGCAATACGTCAAAGCTCAAACAAGTGATATAGTTGTGAATCTGTGCTGCAAAtgaggcagaagaaaaaaaaatgtcttacttTGGCAGCCTGGATGTCTCTCATGTAGTatctcagcagctctgtgagctTCAGCTCCTGGTCAGATGCTACTCTTCCCTCCACTTTCTGCAGGGACATAAATACAGATATACTATATAGGAGATACAACAATGTATTTCTAAATCAGGACAAATATCTACAAACAGAGTCCCAGTTTGGTGGCAAGTTCTACTCACTCTGAGCTTCTCGAACAGGTCTGACAGCTTCTCCAGGtgcctgaggaaaaaaataagccACAACATGACAAACTAAATTAGCAATTACCAGCTTATATTATCACCCCGTTTTTGATATATGACCCACACAAGCACTGATTTGTTACACTTCACAAACGATGTAGAAAGAGATCCACTGATGTCCCTAAAAATCATCATGTGATATGCTCACTTCTTATTTGCTGTGCTGTCATCAGCAGAGATACTGCTCAGAGTGGCTGAGACGTGAATGTAATCATCCGCAATATCTGCAATAACAGAAATTAGCAATGAGAACTCAAATCTATTTATTCCACTCACAATCCTGTTTAATATGGTAATGTAAAAAAACTCTGATACTTTTGTGTGCACGGgtcattttctctgctttagCAGTGGAATCCTTTATCTTGCTGTAGTAGTCGAGCAGGAATGTCTTCTCCTGCTCAAAAAAGTCATCGACTTCCTGTGTACggatcaaacacacagacaaaaggttGGTGAGGAAGTGCTATAATTGCTTTTGTAATGCTGTCATACTGTAAGCAGGTCATAAAGAAGTCCAACCTTTATTCCTGAGATAAGGACCTCATCAGCTGTCTTTACCATGTTTTTAAAGAACCCTCCAAACATTTCCTTGGCATTCTTTCTTCTCACAGTGAGCTATAATGACAGAATTTAGAAAAGAAACATATGAAATCTCTGAGAGGACATATACACATCTTATATATATCACagttatataatattttatatatatatatatatatatatatatatatatatatatatatatatatatatatatatatatatatatatatatatatatatatatatatataaaaataaaagctctgtTAGAACACTACCGCTACTGaccaacaaagacaacaaagataAGCATAACTGCTGATCACAGCAGGATGTATGCCATGTGTCACAAGTCTCCAGTAAACTCCACTTCCCCTCTTTCTAACTGACCAACTCGGGAACGGAAGTCAGCACTATGAGAAACTCACATCCTGGTCATACTCTAAGAAAATCTGGAAGTTTCTGTCTTTGCTTAAAATGGGGTGAGAGGACAGTCTTTGCAGGAAGACTTCGTGCACTTGGACAGTTTTCTTGAAGACAGCCAGGTATTCActgaaaagtaaacaaaacgGCACACATGACATAGGCAATAGATACAGAAAGAGGTACTTTTTGTAAAGTATCTAACATGATGCTGTGAATAAGTGTTTTGATTTGTATCACACTTACGCCTCGAGCTCCTGCTTCATTTTAGTGTACTCATCCTTGGTCATGGTGGCTTCACCTTCCCCCAGTTTGTGCATCTTCTCTCTTGGGCTCTCAAAGTCGGGCTTCGGGGGTGCTGGAGGAATCTAAAAATGATAAAGCAAGAAATGACAGTTTAAATGGTCTTAATGTGTAGTATACAATTTAATATTTCTGGAAATATTACAAATTAGCCTATGTCGATTTATGTGGGTCTTGTCTGTGACCCAACTCACTATTAGTCCAGCATAGTCCTCCGTCTCAACCAGAGTGTCATGCAGCCAGATGAAGTCTTCATGCTGCCTGGGAACGGAAAACTCTGGCTTCTGGAAAGAGCTCAGTGTGGTCTGGAAGCAGACTTAATTTTGTCAGCATATCAGCTAATACACATGTAGAATATTTAAGTTATTGTGTTAGTATGtgtattctattttttttttttcacctttgtaTGGACAGTAAACTTGACTTTGTCCCTTTCACAAAGCGCATCGGGAATGTCAATGAGAAGAGAGGCATCATGGTTTAgatccacagacacagagcgCAACTagggagaaagaacacagcaaGATTATAAAAGAAATATAACTGGGTGATTTTATctatacacaaaaaaatgtaatttatcatGTACAAATGTGGTTTGTGGTCCTTTAGTTTTTACTGTTCTGGGATGCGAGAAAACTCCTCTGATCATCATTCTGAAAAATACCATAAATGCCATATTCACTGCCATCTTCATCTACAGTGTTGCCTCTCAGATGAGGATTTGAACTTAAGCCCAGTCAATAAAGTTTACTATTTAATTGTACAATATCCTGTATCCTGTTTGATAGCCATATTTTAGCAGTcactgcaaaaatgtgtttagatTTGGCTGCTATATCAACCAAGGAATTTCTGAGTGTAATATTGATATCAGACCAAAAATCAAGCACTGGTTGGGCTCTttctttaaactgtaaaaagtgGGTCtacacacaacagacacactgatcaAGCAAAGCTCACATCAGTTGCATTTTGAATATCAGATCATAACATCAATAATTTTTatgcagtcagtcagtatcCATAATTCACATGACAGTATCTGCAAAATCTTAGCCAGTAAGGCAGAAATACAAATCCTCAGTGCGTGGTGACTCTCCTCACTTGACAGTATACAAAATAATTCAGAGAAGTGTTGAGAGCCCACAGCTTTCACCCTCTATCTGATTCAACACCCACCCGTGTGGCTACAACTTCACAGTGAAGACAAAGTGAGATAGGATGTTGGgtatacaaacagaaaacatgtcagacTGGGAACAGTCTCAATCCACAGAGCTCATCATTATTCTTATAAAACTGTTTCCCCATCATGCACAGGGGCTGTCAGGGTTCAGAAATGCACAAAACTAGTACTGCAAAAATGATCCTTCCCTGAGTTTGTTGCTTTCAGCATCTCGAGGTGTTGTGTAAAATGACTGTAGGGAGTTAGTTTTGGATCGGCATGGAAAGACTTCATGCCAACTGTGTCATCAGAGCAATTTTCACACCCATGTTTATCTGTTGTATtatgacagaataaacactgTTTGCTATGCACTCTTCCTGGTGACAGGCTACACCTTACACCAGGTAGAACGCCCATCGTGAAAGATATCATGTTCTGTCTTCATGTTGTATCTGTTTTTGTGGTCATTTGGGGCTGTAGTTTGTAGTCTAACCGTACATATTCTTAGTATAACACAATATAATCAGTAGCACCTTAAACTTCATCCTTAGACATGATTAAAAAGTTGAATAAAGACCTCATAAAAGCAGAAGCCGAACAATGAAATCAAGAGGCCATGATTAAGTTATCCAAACACCTGTCAGAATGCTAATCGTTTTAGCTCACCGCAAGTCCACTGACTTGTCACAGGCCAGTTTCCTGCACAGCTCAGCAATACAGCAGTTTAATGGTGGAACACGTAGTAAAATATGTACCTGAATACCATACAGACTATGTTACTTTTCTGTGACTTGGCAGTGGGCAATAAGTGTTGCATGTTTATACACGTTCAGAAAGATAAGTAACATAAAGTAATGACACGTTTCTGCCTACATGGTGTTCGACTCTGCTCGGTTAACGTTCCCCACTTCTCTCGATTCAACGATAACTAGCTTTAGCCACAGGCTAGCGGTATgtagacagaaaacaacacaagttAGCGGCAACAACTTAGCCAGAAAGCAACcgttaatgttagctaacgtaCCTTAATGCTATCAGGGCTGATTTTTGGATGCAATTCACATGTCAAAAACCAACTTAACTCACCTTTTCCTTATTACTTTCGTCCAGGGTGGATGTCATGATTGGATTGGAATCGACGGAATGGCAAGAACCAGGCCaacaacccaaaaaacaaaactatatgcaggaagctctctctctccgctgaCTGGTTAGCCGCCTGACGAGCTGTCAAACCGTTTTCTTTTTCGACCACATCCTAATGACTGAAGATTTAAACCCCGCCTTAGAGTGAATCTAACTGGGCAGCGTCGAAATGAAAAATGCTGTGATTGGTTCATAACCTATtcagtcacatcacattttccTAACCTGTAGTTTAATATAGTTGTATGCTTTATTATAGCCACCTATTAAACTACGTTACGTTTCGTAATCTTTAGCAAACCAAGAGATGAGGCTTAATGAGCTGTAAAAGTAAACGAAAGTGATTCAAATTAGCACCACCGTGTCAGCAACCACACGGATGTATTTCAATGACACGCTCAAAAaatgtgggtaatgtagttttTAGCGTTACACAGGCACACAGCCCGGAAGCCGGAAGTTTGCGCAACCGCAGTGGCGCGTCGTTCAGAAACAGGAGTGTGTTATCAGGACGAGTTTCACTGGAACATGTTGGGGCAAGTACCGTCACTAAAATTTAGTCAAAAAGCTTAACTatactgtaaaaacattcaaacttcTCTAGGTACACACAGTTACTAGCTATTAAGTTACAGTTCGTTTAAGTTTGTTGTGAAAAAGTCGCCAAAATGTTAGTTCTTAAACGCGTGGTGTCCGTTGGAGGCATCATTGTCCCTCAATgcacctccc
Encoded proteins:
- the snx5 gene encoding sorting nexin-5, with the translated sequence MTSTLDESNKEKLRSVSVDLNHDASLLIDIPDALCERDKVKFTVHTKTTLSSFQKPEFSVPRQHEDFIWLHDTLVETEDYAGLIIPPAPPKPDFESPREKMHKLGEGEATMTKDEYTKMKQELEAEYLAVFKKTVQVHEVFLQRLSSHPILSKDRNFQIFLEYDQDLTVRRKNAKEMFGGFFKNMVKTADEVLISGIKEVDDFFEQEKTFLLDYYSKIKDSTAKAEKMTRAHKNIADDYIHVSATLSSISADDSTANKKHLEKLSDLFEKLRKVEGRVASDQELKLTELLRYYMRDIQAAKDLLYRRARALADYENSNKALDKARLKSKDIPQAEEHQQHCLQKFDKLSESGKKELTSFKGRRVVAFRKNLIEMAELEIKHAKNNVTLLQGCIDQLKNN